GACCGGGTGATGGCGTTGGTGCAGGCAATGGTACATGCCTGCCACCTGGCACAGGCGGGTGTGTTACGCGATTACCTGCCTCTATTGGGCGAGCTTCAGTCGATCATGCCATTCCGCTCGACGTCATTTGAGTTGGATACGGCGATGATTGCGCGGATTTTGTCTCTGAATCCGTCGATTTACGAGGATATCCAGTTTGGAAATTCGTATGTACCTGAGATGCTGGACCGCCTGCTTGGTCAGTTGCTGGAACTACGCGAATTGGTGCATTGTGGTGGTGATGCAGCACGTGCGCGATTCCGTGCCCGCTTCTTGGAAGCTAACCACCAAGCTTTTGCGGAAGCTTCGCTGGTGGCCGGTAACTATAACTACGAGCGGATCGGCTATTTGTTGGCTGATTTGACTGAGCCGTTGGTTCTCAGTGTGTACCTTCCCGAGGACCGCCCTGGTTCATTGCGAGGATTGCTGCAAGTGTTCGAGCAGCATGGGATTAATCTGTCCTCGATTCATTCATCGCGTACGCCAGTCGGTGAACTGCATTTTCGGATTAGCTTTGACCCGGGTAGCGATCGCGTTGCGCTGATACGTGCTGCCGACGAGATCGATATGCACAGGATTGGTCGAGTGTTGACTCGGCCACAGCAGTGATAACCATCTTTGGATGATGATAACCACAATGAAGAGGGAGTCTTCATTCAGTGTCTATGATTCATCTGAAGATGTCATGGGGTGCTGTCAATCAGGTGCCGGACTCTGGATAAGTGATGTGGAGAGTGTGATTGTCGTGCTTTGATTCCAGCGGTCTTTTGCTATGGTGTATGGAGATGCTCGTAAACGACATGTCATTCATTCCCTAGAACATAAGTTATAGAACTTTCAAGTGGCATGTAGTGTGCAGTAGGAGCAGGAGAATAAAGCTGCAATGTCAGTCGAATTGCCGTGATCTGCACTTTAGACGACAATCGCGATGCGCCCCTGGCATGAGCGTCCATGAGTCCAATAGAGAGTACCAGTGTCTAAGTGAGTCTAAAAAAGCATTGACTTATTTCATCTGGGAGCTGATGTGATTCAGTGCATGCTCGATCTGTGGCAGCAGAGGGTTTACACATTCCGGCCAAGTCGGTTTCCGAAGAGCGTCGGTTGTGCAGGTGTTTCGGATGTTTGTTAGTACACCATCGCTGCTACAAGTATTCGTAGTGAGGAAGTTCCACAACGGCAGTAACCGGTTGAATGTTATTTTGAAGTCCTCGTGTCTGTTGGCCGGCAGCCATTGGGTGCGGTATCTCGGTAATACAATCCTCTGATTCCATGTATGCTTGTGTGGTTAACATCATCTGTATCCGTACCGAGGTTATTGCACATCTCTGGTTGCTTTACTTACACACTCTAGTGAACTTGGTGATGGCTGACTGAGCCAGGGAGGGTATCGTCTTATGGATAACCTTCATACTGTGCCAGCTTGAGACCTGCTCTGGTCGTGCAACCAGCTGTGATAGTGCCACCCAGCCATTGCTATATGTTTGGCATACTGCGGCTGGCACAATGGTTGCTAATGTGGCTTTACATGGCTATGAAATGGAAATGGTTCTGACGGCAGCATGATGCTATCTAGATGAATGTCATTGTTGACATCAGTCAGCTTGTTGTTTATTTCTTAAATATTCATCGGACTCACTCTACCTCCAGTGATTGATCCATGGTCTACTTCGAGAAGGTTATATTTTTTAATCTTTATCTTGGTAGCTATCAAGAATTGATCACGGTATTTCATCGGATGTGCTCGTTCCCGTTGTAGGATGTGGTGTTGCAGTCCGAATGAGTGCAGGCTGGCAGGGCATCGGGTTAACGCTGAGTAGTTGCGGGTGCTCGGCAATGTGTTTAGCTGTAACTGTGTCAGGATTTTGAGAAACACTCACTGAGCATATCCAGTAAGGACAGGATCTTCACGTTGCTTCCACGAGGTGATGCAGCACGATTTCACAAACCTGAAGAACTGGGAGCCTTCATGCGTCAGACCAAGGAAACCTCAGGACTTGTCCTGATAGTGGAAGATAACCGCAACATTTCGGAGATGATCGGTGAATACTTGGAAGGCCGTGGTTTTGAAGTAGATTACGCGGTCGATGGTTTAGACGGCTATCGCTTGGCCGTTGAGAACAGCTATGACGTTGTGGTGCTCGATTTGATGCTGCCCCGCTTAGACGGCATAGAGGTCTGTCGCCAGCTGCGTAAAGATGCACGTAAATCTACACCTGTTCTTATGTTGACAGCGCGCGACACACTTGACGACAAACTCACCGGACTGGGGTTCGGTGCCGACGATTACCTGACTAAGCCATTCGCGATTCAGGAATTGGAAGCTCGCTTGCGAGCTCTAATCCGTCGTGAGCGCCGCCAAGTTGGTGCGGAAGTGCTCAAGCTTGCTGACCTTGTCCTTGATCCGGTGAGTATGCGTGCTACCCGTGCCGGTACCGAACTTCAACTTTCGCCGATTGGGCTCCGCCTGCTGACTATCTTAATGCGTGAGTCGCCACGTGTAGTCAGTCGCCAAGAGATTGAACGTGAGATTTGGGGCAACTGTCTGCCGGATTCAGATACGCTGCGCAGCCATCTATACAACTTGCGCAAGGTGGTTGACAAACCATTTGGTCGACCACTGTTACACACTGTACAGAGCGCTGGCTACCGGATGGTCGATATCGAACAATCAATGTCTTAGAGCTAAGTCGATAATCAATCGCAATATGAGAATCTTTAAGATGTGCCTTATTGCTGCCAAAAGAAGTTAAGTATCGCTAGAAATTGTTGATGATTGCACTGAATGCTAGGTGCATCTGTGCTAGACGTTGAGCAATTTATTGTGCAATGCTTCGTGTTTACATCAATTCCTAAATGGATTGGGATTGTATAAGCGCACGGATAGCTTCTGATAAGACGGCGGCATTGTTGTGGCAGAATCGTTGCGTTCCGTGGGCATGTTCGGGGCGCTGTTCTGTTATGCCAGCTTTTCTAACTTTTGTTGAAATAATGGCTGACCAATTTGGACACATGCCGCGTGGGCCGCGGCGCATTTACAAAGCTGCAATCTGGTCATTGCAGGGGTTGCGTGCAGCTTGGCTATACGAGTCTTCCTTCCGTTTTGAAGTGATATTGCTATTGGTGCTTGGGCCTCTGGGCCTGTGGCTGGGGCAAACCCCTGTGGAACAGGTACTGTTGGTTGGTGCCTTATTGTTGGTATTGGTGGTGGAGTTGCTCAATTCGGCAATTGAAGCAGTCATCGAGCGCTATGGGCCTGAATACCATGAGCTTGCTGGACGTGCGAAGGATATGGGATCGGCTGCGGTATTCATCACGTTGGGCAACGTGGTGCTTTGCTGGGTGTTGATCTTAGGTCCGCGTCTTTTTTAATACCTTTGCTTGCGGCAGGTTATCTGATGGATGGCTGCACGATGGCACAATGGGTGTTCTCGCTTTTTGGCAGGGCACGATTCCACATGATTTATCTCCACGCTATCGATCCAATCGCTTTCTCGCTTGGTCCGGTGAAGGTGCATTGGTATGGCTTGATGTATCTGGCAGGTTTTGGTGCGGCTTGGTGCTTGGGACGTCACCGAATCCAGGCCGGGCGTTTGTCTGGTGTGAACATGGATGGTTTTTCCGACCTGTTGTTCTACGCGATGATGGGAGTGGTGTTGGGTGGGCGTGTCGGTTATATGGTGTTCTATGCGTTCGATGACTTCTTGCGAGAACCACTGCTGCTTTTTAAGGTTTGGGAAGGTGGTATGAGTTTTCATGGTGGTTTGATTGGTGTCTTGCTGGCAGTGGCTTGGTGGACTCGGCGGCAGCGCCTGCATATGTTCGATGTGGTTGATTTCGCTGCACCACTGGTCCCCCTGGGCTTAGGTTTTGGTCGGCTTGGCAACTTCATCGGCGGTGAGCTTTGGGGTAAGTTCACCCAGAATGGCTGGGGAGTGATCTTTCCGCGTGCTCCGCTTAGCGATGTGCCTGCTGGGCAGCCTGCGATGCAGGATGTGATGAACTTCGCGCATATCCAACAGCATTATGCCGCTGGTCTTCTGGGTCACTATGCCCGGCATCCCTCGCAGCTGTATGAAGCGCTCCTTGAGGGGTTGGTAATGTTCATAGCGCTATGGTTATTTTCACGCAGACCACGTGGGCGTTATGCGGTGTCTGGATTGTTTGCGCTGTTGTATGGTGTGTTTCGTTTCCTGGTCGAGTTTGTACGTATGCCAGACAACGGTGTCTATGTAGCGTTCGGATGGCTGACGCGTGGCCAGATCTTAAGCTTGCCGCTGATCGTGATCGGATTGTTCCTGTGCTGGTTGTCGCGTCGCGCACCAGTATTGCAGCCGGCGCCTGTTACTGAGGTTTCTAAGTGAAGCAGTACCTTGATTTACTGCATCATGTGCTTGTGAATGGCATTCAGAAGTCTGACCGCACCGGGACGGGTACACGCAGTGTGTTCGGTTGGCAGATGCGATTCGACCTCGGCCAAGGCTTCCCACTGGTTACAACTAAAAAGTTGCACCTACGTTCTATCATTCATGAGTTGCTGTGGTTCCTCAGAGGTGAAACCAATATTGCTTATCTTAAGTCGCATCAGGTCAGCATCTGGGACGAATGGGCTGATGTCACGGGTGAGTTGGGGCCTGTATATGGCAAGCAGTGGCGGCGCTGGGCAGGTGCGGATGGCCACGAGATCGACCAGATCCGTTGGTTGGTCGATGAGATCAAGCGTAATCCAGATTCGCGCCGGTTGGTGATCAGCGCCTGGAATGTGGCTGATCTTCCACAGATGGCTTTGGTGCCGTGCCATGCATTATTTCAATTCTATGTTGCCAATGGCCGGTTGAGCTGCCAGCTTTATCAGCGCAGTGCTGATATTTTTCTTGGTGTCCCTTTCAATATCGCTAGTTATGCGCTTCTCACCCACATGCTGGCCCAGGTGACTGGTCTAGCTGTAGGTGACTTTGTGCATACGTTGGGCGATGCACATTTGTATGCGAATCATGTCGAGCAAGCATATGTGCAACTGGAGCGTGTGCCGCGACCGCAACCGGTATTAAGGCTCAATCCGGCAGTCACTGACCTGTTCAACTTTATCTACGATGACATCGTGATTGAAGGCTATGATCCATATCCGGCCATCAAGGCACCTGTGGCAGTGTGATTTATGGTGTCAGTCGGCGACTTCATAGATGTCAGGACCAGTGTGGGTTCAGTGAATGGCAAACCGTCCTAAGAAAGCCAGAGAAAATTTGGTTGGTGTATTTATATCGTTGTTTACCTCCTATGGGATTTGAGGTTTGTTTTTAATCGTGATCTTTCTTCAGGTTTTACTGCTTGTGGTTTGCAAGATCAGTCCAAATTGATCCATGGAGGTGAGAGGATGGGGTTGGAATCAGATTCATCAATGTTGTCTTTACAGAGGGGCTGTGTTCGATAGGGATGAGATTGCCAATGAATATCCACAACGTCTTGTACACAGTTCCATGATCGTTTCGTTAATTGCTGCGTTGGATCTTTGCTACGCTATCGGCCGTGGTAACGACTTACCGTGGCACCTGCCTGATGATCTGAAGCGTTTCAAGGCATTGACCTTAGGTCGACCTGTGCTGATGGGTCGCAAGACTGCTTACTCGCTTGGGCGTGCCTTGCCAGGGAGAACCAATCTGGTGTTGACCCGTTCTGGGCAAATCCCATTTCCGGGGATGCGGGTGGTGGATTCACTGGATGCGGCTATCGCGCAGGCAGCTGCGGAGGGTACCGACAGGTTAAGTGTGATTGGTGGGGGTGAACTGTATGCATTGACCTTGCCGTATGCCAATGTCCTGTACTTGACTCACGTGGATGTGGCCGTCGTGGGTGCTGACGCGTATTTTCCTATGTTCGATCCTGCTGATTGGGAGATCATGACACGTGAATCCCATAAGGCTGATATGCATCATGCATACGCGTTTACCTTTATCGATTATTATCGCCGATATAGTTAGTGCATCCTGACGATCTGGCGTTTCTGCAACACCTGCAGTGACTAGTGAAGTCATGTGCAGTAGATGCTTCCCGATAATGGTTGGTCAGAAAAAGTATCCGGATAAATTGAAAGTCAGTGATGCATTCCTGATGACTTTGTTTCTCTCGCTTTATCCTTATCCTCTACAAAAACAATGTGCTGAATAAGTAGCTGTGGAACGATGCCGCAGTTGGTATTAGGGACTAGCGACACGATTGTAAGCCATCGGCAATCGGAGCCAAGCCAATCAAGGTGATGAGCATGACATCAAGCTTCTCGTCTTTGGAGCAAATACAGCGATAACTTTTGAGCCTGCGGAACAGGCGTTCGGCCTTATTGCAGCGCTTGTACATCTTGAGGTCATATTCCCAATTTCCAAAGCTCTATGTCTGTGCACAGCGGCGGTACGACGGCGATGGAGGGGGCTTTTGCGAGAGAGGGCGGAATCCTACGATAAAGTTTTGGCCAACGATATTCTCCGGTGTGATTGATGTGCTCCCATCCGAGCGGCGAGATATGAGCCAGCAGATCGAGTAATGGCAATTTAACCTTGCTTTTCTGGTTGGCGACGATTTCGGCCAACTGTATGGTGTTCCTGAAGAGAATGATCGCGGCAAGCAGGTTCATGTCGGTGATCTGGTAGTACTCGCCTTCGGCAGAACGGTCGCGGATTTGGCCCCGGCGATGGAAGCTGATAGCTCCTTTGAGCGTGTGATGGGCTTCGTCCTTGTTGAGCCCGATATGGGCGTGGCGTTATCTGACTGGGCGTGATGCTTCTGGCTGTAATGGTGGTGGCAATGCGCAGGATGTCAGGCTAGTTGCGCTCGATCATGGCTTGATTGATTTTTCCGCCGCTCATGGCCCACAGGCGTACCGGGACGGTCGAAGGATTGAAAGCGTAGAGTTGTTCGGACGGCAGATCGCGGATGCACGGAGCAAACCGGTAGCCAGCAATAGCGCATGCGGCAAAAACATGATCAGTGAAGCCGCCTGTGTTGACCAATTGCTCTGGGATATAACAACCGGCATTCGTTTATGAATAGGCCGTCGAGGATGTAGGGGACTTCGCTTGCCGTTGCAGGGATCATTTGGGTTGCGAACGGCGCATTTCTAGTGTTCTGCCCTGTGCGTTGGTTGATTCGCACATCGAAGATTTAATCCTGTAGCTTTAATTATAAATCTTGGTAGCGTTCGAGGATGGGTGCTGTGCTGAAATTGTCTTGTCCGACGTGTCCACATGAGTGACAAACAGATGCACCAGTTTGGATGCGTTTGCCACCACGCACCGCACAGGAGCTACGCTGCAGGCCGATGGTGACTTATATCGCGTCGTTCACGTGATTGATGACGAATATCGCTGGAACCGAAGTTCGGGGAGCAATGGAACAGGAAAGTCAGTTAAATCGTCGCATTCCAGCCTAAGCCCCTGATTACGTTGGCTGCCAATTTTTTACCGGAACAATGTCACAAGATAGACCATTAAAGCTGCACCCATTGCTATAACTGTGTAGTTCGTCTTGCGGTTTGCTCTTTGGCAATCTGCCATTGCCGCTTCGCTAATTGTTTTTGGACCTTGTCAAACAAACGTGTTGGAAATGGTGAATCCGAAAACGGCCAAGACCAGAGCCAACGACATAGTGTTGCGCTTGACTCTTGGTCATGCTGAAACTCCTTTGTCGATCACAGGTGAGTGCGAGAGAAACGAGGCTTTATCTCTTAAGCGAAGTAGAATGCCAAAGTAAAAAGCAGAAACCTGCTATGAATCTCCCCTAGTTCCTGGCCGTGTTTGCAGGTGCCAACTATTCAGTGGTGTAGCGACAGGATCTGCAAGCTACGATCCGTTTGCCATCAAGCGATAGCCAATGCCAAGTTCGTTCATGATGAGCGCAGGGCGTGCTGGATCGATTTCGAGCTTCTGGCGCAGGTTCCTCACGACGATCCGCAGATAGTCGATCCGTCGGTCGACTTCATAGGGCCAGACGGCTGCGAGCACGCTCTGATGGGTTATAACGCGACCGGGATGCAGCGCGAGTTGCTGCAGAACCTCGAACTCCTTGCGGGTCAGGTGCACCTCCACTGCGTCACGGGTGACGATTCGGTTGGCAAGATCGATGGTGATGGCGCCAGCGCAGACCAACGCGGAAGCGCCCTGTGCCTCGACCCGATCACGAATATTGGCCCGCAACCGCGCCAGCACTTCCTCGCTGTCAAACGGCTTGGTGACATAATCTTGGGCGCCAAGATCAAGCGCGGCCACCTTTTGGTCAGTGGTGTCGCGTGCAGAGACGACGATGATCGCCGCGGTGCCTTGCTGATGCAGCAGTGTGACGATCTCTAAGCCATCGCGGTCAGGAAGACCGAGGTCGAGAAGGATTGCATCGGGCCGCGCGGACTTTGCTAGAGCGAGCGCATCGGCTGCAGTGGTCGCTTCCACGGCCTTATAGCCAGCCCGAATGAGCGTGTTTTGCAGCAGGCGGCGGATGTGCAGATCGTCATCGACGATCAGAACGCGTTGTTCCATCATACGTCCATTCCTTGCTCAGAGTTCCACACCAGTAGCTGCGCGGGAAAATGAATGCTGAAGCAAGCACCGAGACCGTCCTCGCGGTTCCGCGCTTCGACCATCATGCCCATGGCCTCCGCGAACCCCTTGACGATTGCGAGACCCAGCCCAGTGCCGCTGATCGAGCGATCGGAGCCTGTAAGGCGGCGGAAGGATTCGAACACTTCCTTTTCACTACCGGATGGAAGGCCAACGCCATGATTTGCAACCGACAGG
This region of Xylella taiwanensis genomic DNA includes:
- a CDS encoding thymidylate synthase, with amino-acid sequence MKQYLDLLHHVLVNGIQKSDRTGTGTRSVFGWQMRFDLGQGFPLVTTKKLHLRSIIHELLWFLRGETNIAYLKSHQVSIWDEWADVTGELGPVYGKQWRRWAGADGHEIDQIRWLVDEIKRNPDSRRLVISAWNVADLPQMALVPCHALFQFYVANGRLSCQLYQRSADIFLGVPFNIASYALLTHMLAQVTGLAVGDFVHTLGDAHLYANHVEQAYVQLERVPRPQPVLRLNPAVTDLFNFIYDDIVIEGYDPYPAIKAPVAV
- a CDS encoding diacylglycerol kinase, which codes for MADQFGHMPRGPRRIYKAAIWSLQGLRAAWLYESSFRFEVILLLVLGPLGLWLGQTPVEQVLLVGALLLVLVVELLNSAIEAVIERYGPEYHELAGRAKDMGSAAVFITLGNVVLCWVLILGPRLF
- a CDS encoding Tn3 family transposase, with protein sequence MGLNKDEAHHTLKGAISFHRRGQIRDRSAEGEYYQITDMNLLAAIILFRNTIQLAEIVANQKSKVKLPLLDLLAHISPLGWEHINHTGEYRWPKLYRRIPPSLAKAPSIAVVPPLCTDIELWKLGI
- the lgt gene encoding prolipoprotein diacylglyceryl transferase; the protein is MIYLHAIDPIAFSLGPVKVHWYGLMYLAGFGAAWCLGRHRIQAGRLSGVNMDGFSDLLFYAMMGVVLGGRVGYMVFYAFDDFLREPLLLFKVWEGGMSFHGGLIGVLLAVAWWTRRQRLHMFDVVDFAAPLVPLGLGFGRLGNFIGGELWGKFTQNGWGVIFPRAPLSDVPAGQPAMQDVMNFAHIQQHYAAGLLGHYARHPSQLYEALLEGLVMFIALWLFSRRPRGRYAVSGLFALLYGVFRFLVEFVRMPDNGVYVAFGWLTRGQILSLPLIVIGLFLCWLSRRAPVLQPAPVTEVSK
- a CDS encoding dihydrofolate reductase, with protein sequence MIVSLIAALDLCYAIGRGNDLPWHLPDDLKRFKALTLGRPVLMGRKTAYSLGRALPGRTNLVLTRSGQIPFPGMRVVDSLDAAIAQAAAEGTDRLSVIGGGELYALTLPYANVLYLTHVDVAVVGADAYFPMFDPADWEIMTRESHKADMHHAYAFTFIDYYRRYS
- a CDS encoding prephenate dehydrogenase; this encodes MSVAPVVGIVGSAGAYGHWLGRFLRERMGLKVIGYDPADPASLSPIELLCCAEVLVFSVPIRHTAALISEYVAMAGGAEAGQLWIDVTSIKQAPVSAMLASQAEVVGLHPMTAPPKAPTLKGRVLVVCEARLHRWRPWLVQLCEALEAECVAATPEYHDRVMALVQAMVHACHLAQAGVLRDYLPLLGELQSIMPFRSTSFELDTAMIARILSLNPSIYEDIQFGNSYVPEMLDRLLGQLLELRELVHCGGDAARARFRARFLEANHQAFAEASLVAGNYNYERIGYLLADLTEPLVLSVYLPEDRPGSLRGLLQVFEQHGINLSSIHSSRTPVGELHFRISFDPGSDRVALIRAADEIDMHRIGRVLTRPQQ
- a CDS encoding response regulator transcription factor; translated protein: MRQTKETSGLVLIVEDNRNISEMIGEYLEGRGFEVDYAVDGLDGYRLAVENSYDVVVLDLMLPRLDGIEVCRQLRKDARKSTPVLMLTARDTLDDKLTGLGFGADDYLTKPFAIQELEARLRALIRRERRQVGAEVLKLADLVLDPVSMRATRAGTELQLSPIGLRLLTILMRESPRVVSRQEIEREIWGNCLPDSDTLRSHLYNLRKVVDKPFGRPLLHTVQSAGYRMVDIEQSMS
- a CDS encoding response regulator, translating into MMEQRVLIVDDDLHIRRLLQNTLIRAGYKAVEATTAADALALAKSARPDAILLDLGLPDRDGLEIVTLLHQQGTAAIIVVSARDTTDQKVAALDLGAQDYVTKPFDSEEVLARLRANIRDRVEAQGASALVCAGAITIDLANRIVTRDAVEVHLTRKEFEVLQQLALHPGRVITHQSVLAAVWPYEVDRRIDYLRIVVRNLRQKLEIDPARPALIMNELGIGYRLMANGS